The Salvelinus namaycush isolate Seneca chromosome 28, SaNama_1.0, whole genome shotgun sequence genome contains a region encoding:
- the LOC120023466 gene encoding E3 ubiquitin-protein ligase HECTD1-like isoform X4 has translation MADVDPDTLLEWLQMGQGDERDMQLIALEQLCMLLLMSDNVDRCFETCPPRTFLPALCKIFLDESAPDNVLEVTARAITYYLDVSAECTRRIVGVDGAIKALCNRLVVVELNNRTSRDLAEQCVKVLELICTRESGAVFEAGGLNCVLSFIRDSGHLVHKDTLHSAMSVVSRLCSKMEPQDSSLETCVESLSSLLKHEDHQVSDGALRCFASLADRFTRRGVDPAPLAKHGLTEELLSRMAAAGGTVSGPSSTCKPGRTSTGAQPTAADSKLSNQVSTIVSLLSTLCRGSPLVTHDLLRSALPDSMESAMQGDERCVLDTMRLVDLLLVLLFEGRKALPKSTAGSTGRIPSLRRLDSSGERSHRQLIDCIRSKDTDALIDAIDTGAFEVNFMDDVGQTLLNWASAFGTQEMVEFLCERGADVNRGQRSSSLHYAACFGRPQVAKTLLRHGANPDLRDEDGKTPLDKARERGHSEVVAILQSPGDWMCPVNKGEDKKKKDLNEEEEGSEPKGDPEMAPIYLKRLLPVFAQTFQQTMLPSIRKASLALIRKMIHYSCEVLLKEVCDSDAGHNLPTVLVEITATVLDQEDDDDGHLLALQIIRDLVDKGGDVFLDQLARLGVINKVSTLAGPTSDDENEEVSKPEKEDEPQEDAKEVQQGKPYHWRDWSIIRGRDCLYIWSDAAALELSNGSNGWFRFILDGKLATMYSSGSPEGGSDSSESRSEFLEKLQRARSQVKPVTASQPILSALGPTKLTVGNWSLTCQKEGEIAIHNSDGQQATILKEDLPGFVFESNRGTKHSFTAETSLGSEFVTGWTGKRGRKLKSKLEKTKQKVKTMARDLYDDHFKAVESMPRGVVVTLRNIATQLESAWELHTNRQCIEGENTWRDLMKTALENLIVVLKDENTISPYEMCSSGLVQALFTVLNNSVELDMKHDCKPLMERINVFKTAFSENEDDESRPAVALIRKLLAVLESIERLPLHLYDTPGSTYNLQILTRRLRFRLERAPGETALIDRTGRMLKMEPLATVESLEQYLLKMVAKQWYDFDRSSFIFVRKLREGQTFTFRHQHDFDENGIVYWIGTNAKTAYEWVNPAAYGLVVVTSSEGRNLPYGRLEDILSRDSSALNCHTNDDKNAWFAIDLGLWVIPSAYTLRHARGYGRSALRNWVFQVSKDGQTWMSLYNHVEDCSLNEPGSTATWPLDPSKEEKQGWRHIRIKQMGKNASGQTHYLSLSGLEIYGTVSGVCEDQLGKAVKEAEANLRRQRRLFRSQVMKYIVPGARVVRGIDWKWRDQDGNPAGEGTVTGEAHNGTAQSWSSLVKNNCPDKGGSSAAGASSSSRKGSSSSVCSVASSSDISLSSTKLERRANSLLEQGGVLGAGGGIPGAEGQEPIVVLSSAEAGSTSSTSTITAEEGGERKAGADRQAAADATAISMGLVSVSSPDVSSVSESSSKEAASQRPLCSVASARLSVSSLLAAGAPMSSSASVPNLSSREASLMESFVRRAPNMSRTNATNNMNLSRSSSDNNTNTLGRNVMSAATSPLMGAQSFPNLTTTGTTSTVTMSTSIVTSSNNVATATTGLSVGQLLSNTLTTSLTSTSSESDTGQDAEFSLYDFLDSCRANTLLAELDDEEDLPEPDDDDDENEDDNQEDQEYEEVLVRSRVNLGFHIHFNREEEEYETKGGRRRTWDDDFVLKRQFSALVPAFDPRPGRTNVQQTTDLEIPPPGTPRSEVQEEVECAPSPHLALILKVAGLGTTREVELPLSNYKGTIFYYVQKLLQVSCNGSIKSDKLRRIWEPTYTIMYRELKDSDKEKEGRKMGCWSVEHVEQYLGTDELPKNDLITYMQKNADSSFLHHWKLTGTNKSIRKNRNCSQLIAAYKDFCEHGCRSGGLSPGSLGAMQTCDILSVASEQAQAKAGSSQSACGVEDVLQLLRILFIIGGDPHTHTRTFQEEDLQFNASPEEFTSKKVTTKILQQIEEPLALASGALPEWCEQLTSKCPFLIPFETRQLYFTCTAFGASRAVVWLQNRREATMERSRPSTTVRRDDPGEFRVGRLKHERVKVPRGDQMMEWAESVMQIHADRKSVLEVEFQGEEGTGLGPTLEFYALVAAEFQRTSLGIWLCDDDFPDDESRQVDLGGGLKPPGYYVQRSCGLFPAPFPQDSDELDRLSKLFLFLGVFLAKCIQDNRLVDLPISRPFFKLLCMGDIKSNMSKLLYASRGGPLLLDPTEQHHHFSEIQSEASTEESLDTYSVGSFDEDSKSEFILDPPKPKPPAWYHGILTWEDFERVNSHRAKFLKEMKELAVKRRLILGNNSQSEDEKNTRLQDLMLKNPLGSGPPLSVEDLGLNFQFCPSSKVHGFSAVDLKPNADDEMVTMDNAEEYVELMFDFCMHTGIQKQMEAFREGFNRVFPMEKLSSFSHKEVQMILCGNQSPSWTTEDVMNYTEPKLGYTRDSPGFLRFVRVLCGMSSDERKAFLQFTTGCSTLPPGGLANLHPRLTIVRKVDATDSSYPSVNTCVHYLKLPEYSSEDIMRERLLAATMEKGFHLN, from the exons ATGGCGGACGTGGACCCAGACACCTTGCTGGAGTGGCTCCAGATGGGCCAGGGAGATGAGAGGGACATGCAGCTGATCGCCCTGGAGCAGCTCTGCATGTTATTGCTCATGTCTGACAACGTGGACCGCTGCTTCGAGAC GTGTCCCCCACGCACCTTCCTCCCCGCCCTGTGTAAGATCTTCTTGGACGAAAGCGCCCCGGACAACGTGCTGGAGGTGACGGCCCGCGCCATCACATACTACCTGGACGTGTCGGCTGAGTGCACCCGCAGGATCGTGGGCGTGGACGGGGCCATCAAGGCTCTGTGTAACCGCCTGGTGGTGGTGGAGCTCAACAACAGGACCAGCAGAGACCTGGCCGAGCAGTGTGTCAAG GTGCTGGAGCTGATCTGTACCAGGGAGTCTGGTGCAGTGTTTGAGGCTGGGGGTCTGAACTGTGTGCTTAGCTTCATCCGGGATAGTGGTCATCTGGTCCATAAGGACACCCTGCACTCTGCCATGTCTGTGGTGTCTCGCCTGTGCAGCAAGATGGAGCCCCAGGACTCCTCTCTGGAGACCTGCGTGGAGTCCCTCTCCAGTCTGCTCAAACACGAAGACCACCAG GTGTCTGACGGTGCTCTGCGCTGCTTTGCCTCCCTGGCGGACCGGTTCACCCGTCGAGGGGTGGACCCCGCGCCACTGGCCAAGCACGGTCTGACAGAGGAGCTGCTGTCCCGGATGGCGGCGGCAGGGGGCACGGTCTCCGGCCCCTCCTCCACCTGTAAGCCAGGCCGGACTTCCACTGGGGCCCAACCCACCGCCGCTGACTCCAAACTCTCCAACCAGGTGTCCACCATCGTTAGCCTGCTGTCCACGCTGTGCAGAGGCTCTCCCCTCGTCACTCAT gatcTGCTACGCTCTGCGCTGCCTGACTCCATGGAGAGTGCCATGCAGGGGGACGAGCGTTGTGTTCTGGACACCATGCGTCTAGTGGACCTGCTGCTGGTGCTGCTGTTCGAGGGCCGCAAGGCTCTGCCCAAATCCACCGCTGGCTCAACAGGACGCATCCCGAGCCTGCGACGGCTGGACAGCTCCGGGGAGCGTTCCCACCGACAGCTCATCGACTGTATCCGCAGCAAAGACACAGACGCTCTCATTGATGCCATCGACACCGGAG CTTTTGAAGTGAATTTCATGGATGACGTCGGGCAGACTCTTTTGAACTGGGCCTCTGCGTTTGGCACACAGGAAATG GTTGAGTTCCTGTGTGAGAGAGGTGCTGATGtcaacagaggtcagaggtcctCCTCCCTCCACTACGCTGCCTGTTTTGGACGGCCTCAAGTAGCAAAG ACTCTACTGCGACATGGAGCCAACCCTGACCTCCGAGATGAAGATGGGAAAACTCCCCTGGACAAAGCAAGAGAGCGTGGCCACAGTGAGGTGGTAGCCATTCTCCAGTCTCCTG GAGACTGGATGTGCCCCGTTAACAAAGGAGAGGACAAGAAGAAGAAAGACTTgaacgaggaggaggagggcagcGAACCCAAAGGAGACCCTGAGATGGCCCCCATCTACCTGAAGAGGCTGCTACCAGTATTTGCACAAACCTTTCAGCAAACCATGCTACCTTCTATTAG GAAAGCTAGCCTGGCTCTGATCAGGAAGATGATCCACTACAGCTGTGAAGTGCTGCTGAAGGAGGTGTGTGACTCTGACGCCGGTCACAACTTGCCCACCGTGCTAGTGGAGATCACCGCCACCGTGCTGGATCAGGAG GACGATGATGACGGTCACTTGCTGGCACTGCAGATCATCAGAGACCTGGTGGACAAAGGAGGAGATGTCTTCCTGGACCAGTTGGCTAGACTGGGTGTCATCAACAAGGTGTCCACTCTGGCTGGACCCACCTCAGACGATGAGAACGAGGAGGTGTCCAAACCAGAGAAG GAGGACGAACCACAGGAGGATGCCAAAGAGGTGCAGCAGGGGAAGCCCTACCACTGGCGTGACTGGTCCATTATCAGGGGGAGGGACTGCCTGTACATCTGGAGTGATGCTGCAGCCCTGGAGCTCTCCAACGGCTCCAACGGATGGTTCCGCTTCATCCTGGACGGCAAGCTGGCCACCATGTACTCCAGCGGCAGTCCAGAGGGAGGCTCCGACAGCTCAG AAAGTCGTAGTGAGTTTTTGGAGAAGCTGCAGCGTGCCCGGAGCCAGGTGAAGCCTGtgacagccagccagcccatcCTGTCTGCCCTGGGTCCCACCAAGCTGACGGTGGGGAACTGGTCCCTGACCTGCCAGAAGGAGGGAGAGATCGCCATCCACAACTCTGACGGACAGCAGGCCACCATCCTCAAGGAGGACCTGCCCGGCTTCGTGTTCGAGTCCAACAGGGGCACGAAGCACTCCTTCACCGCTGAAACATCACTAG ggtcagaaTTTGTGACTGGCTGGACTGGAAAGAGGGGAAGAAAGCTCAAATCCAAATtggagaaaacaaaacaaaag GTGAAGACCATGGCCAGAGACCTGTATGATGACCACTTCAAGGCGGTAGAGAGCATGCCCAGAGGGGTGGTGGTCACCCTGAGGAACATCGCCACCCAGCTGGAGTCTGCTTGGGAGCTGCATACCAACAGACAG TGTATCGAGGGAGAGAACACATGGAGAGACTTGATGAAAACGGCTCTGGAAAACTTGATTGTGGTTCTCAAGGATGAGAACACCATCTCCCCCTATGAAATGTGCAGCAGTGGCCTAGTGCAAGCACTTTTTACAGTCCTTAATAAT AGTGTGGAACTTGATATGAAACATGATTGTAAACCATTAATGGAAAGAATAAATGTATTTAAAACCGCATTCAGTGAAAACGAAGATGATGAAAG CAGACCCGCAGTTGCCTTAATCCGCAAACTACTAGCAGTCCTGGAGTCCATTGAGAGGTTACCTCTGCACCTGTATGACACCCCAGGCTCCACCTATAACCTGCAG atccTAACGAGGAGGTTGCGTTTCCGTCTGGAGCGTGCGCCTGGGGAGACGGCGCTGATCGACCGTACAGGGCGTATGCTGAAGATGGAGCCCCTGGCCACCGTGGAGTCTCTGGAGCAGTACCTCCTCAAGATG GTGGCCAAGCAGTGGTATGACTTTGATAGATCCTCCTTCATCTTCGTCAGGAAGCTAAGAGAGGGACAGACCTTCACATTCAGACACCAGCATGACTTTGACGAGAACGGAATAGTCTACTGGATTGGTACCAATGCAAA GACTGCCTATGAGTGGGTGAACCCAGCAGCCTACGGCCTGGTGGTAGTGACCTCCTCTGAGGGTCGTAACCTCCCATATGGCCGACTGGAGGACATCCTGAGTCGGGACAGCTCTGCCCTCAACTGCCACACCAACGATGATAAGAACGCCTGGTTTGCCATCGACCTGGGCCTGTGGGTCATCCCCTCTGCCTACACCCTGCGCCACGCCCGTGGCTACGGCCGCTCCGCCCTCAGGAACTGGGTGTTCCAGGTGTCCAAAGACGGCCAAACCTGGATGAGTCTCTACAACCACGTGGAGGACTGCAGCCTCAACGAGCCGGG GTCCACAGCCACTTGGCCTCTGGACCCGTCCAAAGAGGAGAAACAGGGCTGGAGACACATCCGCATCAAGCAGATGGGGAAGAATGCCAGCGGGCAGACCCACTACCTGTCTCTGTCAGGCCTGGAGATCTACGGCACCGTCAGTGGTGTGTGTGAGGACCAGCTAG GTAAAGCAGTGAAGGAAGCGGAGGCCAACCTGCGCAGGCAGAGGCGTCTGTTCCGCTCCCAGGTGATGAAGTACATAGTGCCCGGGGCGCGCGTGGTGCGGGGCATCGACTGGAAGTGGAGAGACCAGGATGGCAACCCAGCAGGAGAGGGTACGGTGACGGGGGAGGCCCATAACG GCACAGCGCAGTCCTGGAGCAGCCTGGTGAAAAATAACTGTCCGGACAAGGGTGGCTCCTCGGCTGCAGGGGCCAGCTCCTCCAGCCGGAAGGGCAGTAGCAGCTCGGTGTGTAGCGTGGCCAGCAGCAGTGATATCAGTCTCAGCTCCACCAAGTTAGAGCGTCGGGCTAATAGCCTGCTGGAGCAGGGAGGGGTACTAGGGGCTGGTGGTGGCATCCCTGGGGCAGAGGGCCAAGAACCCATTGTGGTGCTGTCCTCCGCCGAGGCCGGATCCACCTCCAGCACCAGCACGATAACCGCGGAGGAGGGTGGCGAGCGGAAAGCGGGCGCGGACAGGCAAGCAGCGGCAGACGCCACGGCCATCTCCATGGGACTAGTCAGCGTCAGCTCGCCTGACGTCAGCTCCGTGTCTGAGTCCTCCAGTAAGGAGGCTGCTTCCCAGAGGCCTCTATGTTCCGTGGCCAGCGCCCGTCTGTCCGTCAGCTCTCTGCTGGCGGCCGGCGCTCCCATGAGCTCCAGCGCCAGCGTGCCAAACCTGTCGTCACGAGAGGCTAGCCTCATGGAGTCGTTTGTGCGGCGAGCTCCTAACATGTCCCGCACCAATGCCACCAACAACATGAACCTGAGCCGCAGCAGCAGcgacaacaacaccaacacactGGGACGAAACGTCATGAGCGCTGCCA CTTCTCCTCTCATGGGTGCACAGAGCTTTCCTAACCTCACCACCACTGGTACCACCTCAACTGTTACAATGTCCACATCCATAGTAACCAGCAGCAATAATGTAGCCACGGCAACCACAGGTTTGTCGGTTGGCCAGTTGCTCAGTAACACTCTGACGACCAGCCTGACCTCTACGTCTAGTGAGAGCGACACTGGTCAGGATGCTGAGTTTTCCCTTTATG ACTTCCTGGACAGCTGTCGTGCTAACACGCTATTGGCTGAGTTAGATGATGAGGAGGATCTACCTGagcctgatgatgatgatgatgagaacGAGGATGACAATCAGGAAGACCAAGAGTATGAGGAAGTTTTGGTACGGTCCAGGGTAAACCTTGGTTTCCACATTCATTTTAATAGG gaagaggaagagtatgAAACCAAAGGGGGTCGGCGTAGAACCTGGGACGATGACTTTGTCCTCAAACGGCAGTTCTCTGCTTTAGTCCCGGCGTTTGACCCCAGGCCAGGCCGGACCAATGTCCAGCAGACCACTGACCTGGAGATCCCTCCCCCAG GTACACCTCGCTCTGAAGTCCAGGAGGAGGTTGAGTGTGCCCCCTCCCCCCACCTCGCTCTCATCCTCAAAGTGGCAGGGCTTGGAACCACCCGAGAAGTTGAACTACCCCTCTCCAACTACAAGGGTACTATCTTTTACTATGTCCAGAAGCTTCTACAGGTCTCCTGCAACGGGAGCATCAAATCAGATAAACTACGCCGGATCTGGGAACCCACATACAC GATAATGTACAGAGAATTGAAGGATTCGGACAAAGAGAAGGAAGGCAGAAAAATG GGTTGCTGGTCTGTAGAGCATGTGGAGCAATACCTTGGCACTGATGAATTACCAAAGAATGACTTGATAACCTACATGCAGAAGAATGCAGACTCCTCTTTCCTGCACCACTGGAAATTAACCGGCACTAATAAAAGTATTAGGAAAAACAGAAATTGTTCTCAGCTCATAGCTGCATATAAG GACTTTTGTGAGCATGGGTGCAGGTCGGGGGGCCTGAGCCCTGGGTCTCTGGGTGCCATGCAGACCTGTGACATCCTGAGTGTGGCTAGTGAGCAGGCCCAGGCCAAGGCTGGCTCCAGCCAGAGCGCCTGCGGTGTGGAGGATGTGCTCCAGCTGCTCCGCATCCTCTTCATCATCGGAGGAGAcccccacacccacacacgcacctTCCAGGAAG AGGATCTCCAATTCAATGCATCGCCCGAGGAATTCACCAGCAAGAAAGTCACAACGAAGATTCTCCAGCAGATCGAGGAGCCTCTGGCCCTGGCCAGCGGGGCCCTCCCAGAATGGTGTGAGCAGCTTACCAGCAAGTGTCCTTTCCTCATCCCCTTTGAGACACGGCAGCTCTACTTCACCTGCACTGCGTTTGGAGCCTCCAG GGCGGTAGTGTGGCTGCAGAACCGGCGGGAGGCGACCATGGAGCGCTCGCGGCCCTCCACCACGGTGCGGAGAGACGACCCTGGGGAGTTCAGGGTGGGCCGGCTCAAACATGAGAGAGTCAAGGTCCCCCGCGGAGACCAGATGATGGAGTGGGCTGAGAGCGTCATGCAGATCCACGCTGACAGGAAATCTGTTTTGGAA gttgAATTCCAGGGGGAGGAGGGTACAGGCCTGGGTCCAACACTGGAGTTCTATGCTCTGGTGGCAGCTGAGTTCCAGAGGACATCCCTGGGTATCTGGCTCTGTGATGATGACTTCCCAGACGATGAGTCTCGCCAG GTGGATCTGGGTGGGGGTCTGAAACCTCCAGGCTACTACGTCCAGCGCTCCTGCGGCCTGTTCCCAGCCCCATTCCCCCAGGACAGTGACGAGCTGGATCGCCTCAGCAAACTCTTCCTCTTCTTGGGGGTCTTCCTGGCCAAGTGCATTCAGGACAACCGCCTGGTGGACCTTCCCATCTCACGACCCTTCTTCAAGTTGCTCTGTATGGGTGACATCAAGAGCAACATGTCCAAGCTGCTGTACGCCTCCCGTGGGGGCCCTCTCCTCCTCGATCCCACCGAGCAGCACCACCACTTCTCAGAGATCCAGTCGGAGGCGTCTACCGAGGAGAGCCTGGACACCTATTCTGTCGGAAGCTTTGACGAGGACTCCAAGTCCGAGTTCATACTGGACCCCCCTAAACCCAAGCCCCCGGCCTGGTACCACGGCATCCTGACCTGGGAGGACTTTGAGCGGGTCAACTCCCACCGGGCCAAGTTCCTGAAAGAGATGAAGGAGCTAGCGGTGAAGAGGAGGCTGATCTTGGGGAACAACAGTCAGTCTGAGGATGAAAAGAACACTAGGCTGCAGGACCTCATGCTGAAGAACCCATTGGGCTCCGGACCCCCACTTAGTGTAGAGGACCTGGG ATTGAATTTCCAGTTCTGCCCCTCATCCAAAGTGCATGGGTTCTCAGCAGTGGACCTGAAGCCCAATGCGGATGACGAG ATGGTGACCATGGATAATGCTGAGGAGTACGTGGAGCTCATGTTTGACTTCTGCATGCACACTGGCATCCAGAAACAAATGGAGGCATTCAGAG AGGGCTTTAACCGAGTGTTCCCCATGGAGAAGCTGAGCTCCTTCAGTCACAAGGAGGTGCAGATGATTCTGTGTGGAAACCAGTCTCCATCCTGGACAACTGAGGATGTCATGAACTACACAGAGCCCAAGCTGGGCTACACTAGGGACAG TCCTGGGTTCCTGCGTTTTGTGCGGGTGCTTTGTGGAATGTCGTCTGACGAGAGGAAAGCCTTCCTCCAGTTCACCACAGGATGCTCCACTCTGCCCCCTGGCGGTCTAGCCAACCTGCACCCACGCCTCACCATCGTTCGAAAG GTGGACGCGACAGACTCCAGCTATCCCTCTGTTAACACTTGTGTACACTATCTGAAGCTGCCAGAGTATTCCTCTGAAGACATCATGAGAGAGCGTCTCCTAGCTGCCACCATGGAGAAGGGCTTCCACCTCAACTGA